A region of Argentina anserina chromosome 5, drPotAnse1.1, whole genome shotgun sequence DNA encodes the following proteins:
- the LOC126794069 gene encoding protein PLANT CADMIUM RESISTANCE 7-like, producing MMQNIQYVPVLMPHSGSSGEGTTWKTGLFDCLLDPPNAIMTMLCPCWTFGQIAEIVDNGQTSCSCNALIYMIIWCFIMVPCLLSCTYRRKLRNKLDLPESPGPDCIIHVLCEPCALCQEHRELELRGLDPSLGWVGNMEQLQRSQRKRQGTVVVPPMPQRMMGN from the exons ATGATGCAAAATATACAGTACGTGCCGGTGCTCATGCCTCACTCCGGTAGCAGCGGCGAGGGTACTACTTGGAAAACAGGGCTCTTCGATTGTTTGCTTGACCCCCCAAATG CTATCATGACGATGTTATGCCCGTGCTGGACGTTCGGTCAGATAGCAGAGATTGTCGATAACGGTCAAACCT CCTGTAGTTGCAATGCTCTCATATACATGATCATCTGGTGTTTCATCATGGTGCCATGTTTGTTGTCGTGCACATACCGAAGGAAACTACGGAACAAGCTTGACCTGCCGGAGAGCCCCGGTCCCGACTGCATAATCCACGTCTTATGCGAGCCCTGCGCTCTCTGCCAAGAACACAGGGAGCTTGAGCTCAGAGGCCTCGACCCTTCTTTAGGATGGGTAGGAAACATGGAGCAACTTCAGAGGTCGCAACGAAAGAGGCAAGGTACAGTAGTGGTTCCTCCGATGCCTCAAAGAATGATGGGCAATTGA